One genomic window of Candidatus Kuenenia stuttgartiensis includes the following:
- a CDS encoding HDOD domain-containing protein: MPLTIDQASQNILNELHGFTPPSLPQSLLQLLHACYKNDTSFQEIAELIRREAALCTQVISLANSAFYGRRRGITSIDNALVALGVETLKTIAMTTAVHQFFSGFNAEKTSFLKTFWHRSLTGALLAKSLSVLTGYNYPDEAYLAGLLHNVGQLVLISCYPERYVEIAHRAKGDDDLVIIEKKDMGITHGEVGFWLVNGWNLENFAADAILYHHEPAHSILDAHHLVKIVNLASVLSSENDTNRQLTIETADYLFGLTAPMVREITGSAEREVQLIANSMDIVAGKNTHAGKIEDSDQNKHAQLAKEVKHISLINSAKNQLLQARSTADLLEHIRVAIKLLFGLDNCHIFLYDAPANTLKANLTGNGNEFVKRPDKLLIAVESGRSLVANALLQNRITSSFTESASKLSIIDRQLIRLSHSDGIVCLPLVADDEFIGALVIGADKNYQTRHNDQQRLLELFAAETGLFIKKFESNISGKKSASNTESHELSKKIREIIHEASNPLCIVKIYLEMLGHKLRSNSNIQKELQIIKEEIDRAGKILLRFSDVNSGTVENGGIDVNTLISDTFLIFKQSLFITNNIEYQLDLDTSMLPLQTNGTALKQVMINLLKNAVETMQKGGQIHASTRDNVTIDGKPFVEIIIKDNGPGIPEHILQSLFTPVHSTKGGNHSGLGLSIVKNLVSSMNGSINCQSSKAGTAFTIYLPGRTVT; the protein is encoded by the coding sequence ATGCCGCTGACCATCGATCAAGCATCGCAAAATATTTTGAATGAATTGCATGGATTTACCCCCCCATCGCTTCCACAAAGTTTGTTGCAACTTCTCCATGCCTGCTATAAAAACGATACCTCATTTCAAGAGATTGCAGAACTTATCCGCAGAGAAGCCGCTCTCTGCACTCAGGTAATCAGTCTTGCCAATTCGGCTTTTTACGGGCGCCGAAGAGGAATAACCAGCATCGACAATGCCCTGGTGGCGCTTGGCGTAGAAACGCTGAAGACGATTGCTATGACAACAGCAGTACATCAATTTTTCTCAGGTTTTAATGCTGAAAAGACCTCCTTTCTTAAAACATTCTGGCACCGTTCACTTACCGGTGCGTTGCTTGCCAAGTCTCTTTCTGTATTAACCGGATACAACTATCCAGATGAAGCCTATCTGGCAGGCCTTCTACATAATGTAGGCCAACTCGTCTTAATAAGTTGTTATCCGGAAAGATATGTGGAGATTGCCCACCGTGCGAAGGGCGATGACGATCTTGTAATTATAGAGAAAAAGGATATGGGGATTACTCACGGCGAAGTGGGTTTTTGGCTTGTGAATGGCTGGAATCTGGAGAATTTTGCTGCAGATGCGATCCTCTATCATCACGAACCTGCGCATTCAATTTTAGATGCACATCACCTTGTAAAAATAGTTAATTTGGCCAGCGTACTTAGCAGCGAAAATGACACAAACCGGCAATTAACGATTGAAACTGCAGACTATCTGTTCGGGCTGACAGCTCCTATGGTGAGGGAAATTACCGGTAGCGCCGAAAGAGAAGTGCAGCTCATCGCAAATTCAATGGATATTGTTGCCGGAAAGAATACCCACGCAGGAAAGATTGAAGACTCAGATCAAAACAAACATGCCCAACTTGCGAAAGAAGTAAAGCATATCAGCCTCATAAATTCTGCGAAAAATCAGCTCCTGCAGGCAAGAAGCACAGCAGATTTGCTGGAACACATCAGGGTTGCCATTAAGCTTTTGTTTGGACTGGATAATTGTCATATATTTCTTTACGATGCACCCGCAAATACCTTAAAAGCCAACCTTACCGGAAACGGCAATGAGTTTGTTAAAAGGCCGGATAAACTTTTAATCGCTGTTGAATCCGGCAGAAGCCTGGTTGCAAACGCCTTGTTACAAAACCGCATAACTTCGTCTTTCACTGAAAGTGCCTCCAAACTGAGTATTATCGACCGGCAACTGATACGACTATCACACTCTGACGGAATAGTATGCCTGCCGTTAGTTGCAGACGATGAATTCATAGGAGCGTTAGTTATCGGCGCAGATAAAAACTATCAAACTCGCCATAATGATCAACAGCGGCTATTGGAGCTTTTTGCGGCGGAGACAGGACTCTTTATCAAAAAGTTTGAATCAAATATTTCAGGGAAAAAATCCGCCTCAAATACCGAATCCCATGAATTGTCAAAAAAGATAAGAGAAATAATACACGAAGCCAGTAACCCTTTATGTATTGTTAAAATCTATTTGGAAATGTTAGGGCATAAACTGAGAAGTAATTCGAATATTCAAAAAGAGCTGCAGATTATAAAAGAAGAAATTGACCGGGCAGGTAAAATTCTTTTGCGGTTTTCTGACGTTAATTCCGGCACGGTTGAAAATGGAGGTATCGATGTAAACACATTGATTAGTGATACCTTTCTCATTTTTAAACAATCCTTATTCATCACCAATAACATTGAGTATCAACTTGACCTTGATACATCAATGCTGCCTCTTCAAACAAATGGGACTGCCCTGAAACAAGTAATGATAAACCTCCTGAAAAACGCTGTAGAAACCATGCAGAAAGGCGGACAAATCCACGCATCTACAAGAGACAATGTTACTATAGACGGCAAGCCTTTCGTCGAAATAATAATAAAGGACAACGGACCTGGCATACCGGAACATATCCTTCAGAGCCTCTTTACGCCCGTGCATAGTACAAAGGGGGGAAACCATTCCGGACTTGGACTTAGCATTGTAAAAAATCTGGTTTCTTCCATGAATGGTTCTATTAACTGCCAGAGTTCAAAGGCAGGGACTGCATTTACAATTTACCTGCCAGGACGGACGGTAACATAA
- a CDS encoding sensor histidine kinase, producing the protein MKKNHSTKNSIRIKLLITMISLIVGLLTVLTFIQISTQKIVLKKEFGRRIELMKNNLVEKGKILSDNLARQTENNIASYNFSNAAEILNKTVHEYQELDYIILMDSSCMVYTHTLHPELQQEKLSGEEDLFAASRRNPTIYEFSRNTTSFMEIIIPISVSTEQWGTLRLGFSLNTLNNEILNSRNEIRKKIEEMVLRSVLTSILFVVIGVIIVYILSTRLSKPIVKLTESARLLANGNFTAALNLKITSKDEIGILAASFIEMSNNLKASYEKLEEYSHTLQQKVEDRTRELKDANQKLQDLDKAKSGFLSTVSHELRTPLTAIIGFTNIIKKRLDTFIFPQIETNAIKSQKAIQQIKENINIILSEGERLTNLINDVLDLAKIEAGKIEWKRHQTSVTEVIMNATAATTALIEQKGLALNVDIEKNIPDFYGDKNRFIQVVINLISNAIKFTDKGAISCYAKQTDNKIQVTVMDTGVGIAPENLEKIFDKFKQVGDTLTNKPGGTGLGLPICKQIVEYHGGSIHAESEPNKGTAFSFTIPLRADV; encoded by the coding sequence ATGAAGAAAAATCATTCCACGAAAAATAGTATACGCATAAAATTGCTTATAACAATGATAAGCTTGATTGTCGGCTTGTTGACCGTTTTAACCTTTATTCAGATTTCCACTCAAAAAATAGTCCTGAAAAAAGAATTTGGACGCAGAATCGAGCTGATGAAAAATAATCTTGTAGAGAAAGGAAAAATCTTATCAGACAATCTGGCAAGACAAACGGAAAACAATATTGCGTCGTATAACTTCTCCAATGCTGCTGAAATACTAAACAAAACAGTACATGAATACCAGGAGTTGGATTACATTATTCTGATGGATTCCTCCTGTATGGTGTACACCCATACATTACATCCTGAATTACAGCAGGAAAAACTTTCAGGGGAGGAAGATTTATTTGCGGCAAGCCGGAGGAACCCAACTATCTATGAATTTTCAAGAAATACTACTTCGTTCATGGAAATCATTATTCCAATAAGCGTAAGTACCGAACAATGGGGAACGCTGCGCCTCGGCTTTTCCCTGAATACCCTCAACAACGAAATATTAAATTCAAGGAATGAAATACGAAAGAAAATAGAGGAAATGGTTCTTCGGTCTGTCCTTACCTCAATTCTATTCGTTGTAATTGGTGTAATAATTGTTTATATATTATCAACCAGACTCTCTAAACCTATTGTGAAATTGACAGAATCCGCCCGTTTATTGGCTAATGGCAATTTTACTGCCGCTTTAAATCTAAAAATTACTTCAAAAGATGAAATTGGCATACTTGCAGCATCATTTATTGAAATGTCAAATAACCTGAAGGCTTCGTACGAAAAACTGGAAGAGTACAGTCACACCCTGCAACAAAAAGTTGAAGACAGAACACGGGAACTCAAGGATGCTAATCAAAAATTACAAGATCTCGATAAAGCAAAATCAGGATTCTTATCTACCGTATCACATGAACTCAGAACCCCGCTCACGGCAATCATTGGATTCACGAACATTATTAAAAAACGATTAGATACCTTCATCTTTCCGCAAATAGAAACGAACGCAATAAAATCACAAAAGGCTATACAACAGATAAAGGAAAATATTAACATCATACTCTCGGAAGGAGAGAGGTTAACAAATTTGATTAATGACGTGCTTGACCTGGCGAAGATTGAAGCAGGCAAAATTGAATGGAAAAGGCATCAGACTTCGGTAACAGAAGTAATTATGAATGCTACAGCGGCAACCACTGCCCTTATAGAACAAAAAGGCCTTGCGCTGAATGTTGATATTGAAAAAAATATACCCGATTTTTACGGGGATAAAAACAGGTTTATACAAGTCGTGATAAACCTAATTTCCAATGCAATAAAATTTACCGACAAAGGCGCCATCTCATGCTATGCAAAACAAACAGACAATAAAATCCAGGTTACCGTAATGGACACTGGCGTAGGGATTGCACCTGAAAATCTTGAAAAAATCTTTGACAAATTCAAACAAGTGGGTGATACGCTTACCAATAAACCTGGCGGCACCGGTCTGGGCCTCCCGATATGCAAACAGATCGTTGAATATCATGGAGGCTCTATCCATGCAGAAAGCGAACCAAACAAAGGCACCGCATTTTCATTTACAATACCCTTGCGTGCTGATGTGTAA
- a CDS encoding NAD-dependent epimerase/dehydratase family protein: MKILVTGGAGFIASHLVDNLIAKGHDVVIVDNLSTGREENINPKARFYKMDICNVAALADIFDKERPDVVNHHAAHADVRKSVEMPAYDANINILGSLNLCQLSMKYQVKKFIYASTGGAVYGEPKRMPVTEESPIEPLSQYGVSKHTVEHYLSVFNKLYHMDFTILRYPNVYGPRQSPYGEAGVVAIFSEHILNNKRPTIFGDGSKTRDYVFVADIIEANLKALEKEGNGEIFNLGWGLEIPDLAVFQAIRDALNSKIEPIFGNKRNGEIERICLDSTKAIKMLHWMPKINFKEGIKLSTNYYKQLKNA, translated from the coding sequence ATGAAAATACTTGTCACGGGAGGCGCAGGCTTTATCGCTTCTCATTTAGTGGACAACTTAATTGCCAAAGGGCACGACGTAGTAATTGTTGATAATCTTTCCACGGGAAGAGAAGAAAACATTAATCCCAAGGCGCGGTTTTACAAAATGGATATTTGTAATGTCGCTGCCTTGGCAGACATCTTCGACAAGGAAAGGCCTGATGTAGTAAATCACCATGCTGCGCATGCTGATGTACGTAAATCGGTAGAAATGCCGGCTTACGATGCAAATATAAACATACTCGGGTCACTGAATCTTTGTCAATTATCGATGAAATACCAGGTAAAGAAATTTATTTATGCTTCTACGGGAGGGGCAGTCTATGGAGAACCGAAGCGCATGCCTGTAACGGAGGAATCACCCATTGAACCTCTTTCCCAATACGGAGTAAGCAAGCATACGGTAGAACATTATTTGTCCGTTTTTAACAAATTATACCATATGGACTTCACTATTCTTAGATACCCAAATGTTTACGGTCCAAGACAATCACCGTATGGAGAAGCAGGCGTTGTAGCTATTTTCAGCGAACATATTTTAAATAATAAACGCCCAACAATTTTTGGGGATGGCAGTAAAACGAGGGACTATGTTTTTGTAGCAGATATTATTGAGGCAAATCTTAAAGCATTGGAAAAAGAAGGGAATGGCGAAATCTTTAATTTAGGATGGGGGCTGGAAATTCCCGATTTGGCTGTTTTTCAGGCTATTCGGGATGCCTTAAATTCAAAAATAGAGCCTATTTTCGGAAATAAACGGAATGGAGAAATAGAACGTATATGCCTTGATAGCACTAAGGCAATAAAAATGCTTCATTGGATGCCAAAAATCAATTTTAAAGAGGGGATAAAACTATCCACTAATTACTATAAGCAATTAAAGAACGCTTAA
- the rpsI gene encoding 30S ribosomal protein S9 encodes MVTEQYVWGTGRRKTSVASVRIKKGTGKVTVNKRDINEYFPVDRHKGVVLNPFKATKTLGGYDVLVNVRGGGISGQAGAVCMGIARAMTKIDSALADDLRENGLLTRDSRMKERKKYGRKGARKSFQWTKR; translated from the coding sequence ATGGTTACAGAACAGTATGTATGGGGAACAGGAAGGCGCAAGACTTCAGTTGCCAGCGTTAGAATAAAAAAAGGCACAGGTAAAGTAACTGTGAACAAGCGTGATATTAATGAATATTTTCCTGTTGACCGCCATAAAGGGGTAGTTTTGAACCCATTTAAGGCCACTAAAACACTTGGTGGATATGATGTGCTGGTAAATGTAAGGGGAGGCGGGATAAGTGGCCAGGCAGGGGCGGTATGTATGGGTATTGCACGCGCAATGACAAAGATTGACTCTGCCCTGGCAGATGACTTACGTGAAAATGGCCTTTTGACGCGTGACAGCAGGATGAAAGAGCGCAAAAAGTATGGTCGAAAGGGTGCAAGGAAGAGTTTCCAGTGGACGAAACGATAA
- the rplM gene encoding 50S ribosomal protein L13, translating to MKTYMAKKEEVKRDWYIVDAEDKVLGRILTTISRVLQGKHKPEYTPYIDVGDFVIITNASKVKLTGKKMQEKIHYYVTGYQGGLRKRMVGNTLKTTPEKILNRSIRLMLPKTRLGKSMLKKVKIYKDANHPHQAQQPKELTIRN from the coding sequence ATGAAAACTTATATGGCAAAAAAAGAAGAGGTGAAGCGGGATTGGTATATTGTTGATGCTGAGGATAAGGTGCTTGGCAGAATCTTAACAACGATATCCCGAGTATTGCAAGGTAAACATAAACCGGAATACACGCCTTACATTGATGTAGGAGACTTTGTTATTATTACAAATGCAAGTAAGGTGAAGCTTACCGGGAAAAAAATGCAGGAAAAAATTCATTATTATGTGACTGGATATCAGGGTGGATTGAGAAAACGCATGGTGGGAAATACGCTTAAAACAACACCGGAAAAAATACTGAATCGCTCCATAAGGCTAATGCTGCCAAAAACAAGATTGGGAAAATCAATGCTGAAAAAAGTAAAAATATATAAAGATGCAAATCACCCGCATCAGGCTCAACAACCAAAAGAGTTAACAATTAGAAATTAA
- a CDS encoding 3-hydroxyacyl-ACP dehydratase FabZ family protein, with protein sequence MPNDIFINLNTLDLNNTIVDIEGIRSIIPHRYEMEQLSGILQFDPEQKLIVGYKTVSMNEFWIRGHIPNRPLMPGVMMLEAAAQLCSYYYMKTTKDARFLGFGGINDVKFRGKVVPGDNLILIAKNKELRPRRAIFDTQGVVNGKLVFEGVIIGMVV encoded by the coding sequence GTGCCAAATGATATTTTTATAAATTTAAATACCCTGGATTTAAACAACACTATCGTAGATATAGAGGGAATACGCAGCATAATTCCGCACAGGTACGAAATGGAACAGCTTAGCGGCATTTTGCAATTTGACCCTGAACAGAAACTGATCGTGGGTTACAAAACTGTTTCAATGAATGAATTTTGGATAAGAGGACATATACCAAACCGTCCACTCATGCCTGGTGTGATGATGCTTGAAGCTGCCGCCCAATTATGTTCCTATTATTATATGAAGACAACGAAAGACGCCCGCTTCCTAGGTTTTGGAGGGATAAATGATGTAAAATTTCGTGGGAAAGTTGTGCCGGGTGACAACCTCATACTTATTGCAAAGAATAAAGAATTAAGGCCACGCAGGGCAATCTTTGATACACAGGGAGTCGTTAACGGAAAACTTGTGTTCGAAGGAGTTATAATTGGAATGGTCGTATAG
- a CDS encoding HAD family hydrolase yields MENDLSGIKAVIFDLDDTLYDCSGTLIVRGRRQVAKTIAKLISCSEEEAFRLQNDLEEKHGTKCNVYDYIVAMYNLPPSCGKRLLDEYICVEISDITLFPGVIETLIQLKKQKYMLFLVTSGEMLVQKNKINALGLGNNYFDKILIVERDREKKKKDYFKEIMQHGNLRAEEIICVGDKIDDEIAAGKTLGMITILFEHGRHYRTFLQNKGMQIKPDYTIKKIADVLELVRRPV; encoded by the coding sequence ATGGAAAATGATCTATCAGGAATAAAGGCCGTTATTTTTGATCTTGACGATACGCTGTATGATTGCAGTGGCACATTAATCGTCAGGGGAAGACGGCAGGTTGCAAAAACTATCGCTAAATTAATAAGTTGTAGCGAAGAAGAAGCGTTCCGGTTACAAAATGATTTAGAGGAGAAACATGGAACAAAATGCAATGTTTATGACTACATTGTTGCAATGTATAATCTTCCACCTTCATGTGGCAAAAGGTTGTTAGATGAATATATATGCGTTGAAATATCTGATATTACATTGTTTCCAGGCGTAATAGAAACGCTTATTCAACTTAAAAAACAGAAATATATGTTATTCCTTGTTACATCGGGAGAAATGCTTGTCCAAAAAAACAAAATTAATGCGCTCGGATTGGGAAATAATTATTTTGATAAAATATTGATTGTAGAAAGGGATAGGGAAAAGAAAAAAAAAGATTATTTTAAGGAAATCATGCAACACGGTAATCTGCGAGCGGAAGAAATTATTTGTGTGGGGGACAAGATAGATGATGAAATCGCTGCCGGAAAAACTTTAGGCATGATTACGATTTTGTTCGAACATGGGAGGCATTATAGGACATTTTTACAGAATAAGGGTATGCAAATTAAACCGGATTACACCATAAAAAAGATAGCGGATGTTTTGGAATTAGTTCGCAGACCAGTATAA